A region of Nostoc sp. 'Peltigera membranacea cyanobiont' N6 DNA encodes the following proteins:
- a CDS encoding phosphomannose isomerase type II C-terminal cupin domain, with translation MTPNENNTQSNINELPPHSGTRYWGEVEVIEEGDTYRISRVEIKPRHGIKPQIHYHRNEHWVVVSGVAKVTCGDAEILLNRNESTYVPAATLHKVENPGHIPLVILEIQNGEYLGEDDTERPYDLNLLKAVAEG, from the coding sequence ATGACTCCCAATGAAAATAATACTCAGTCAAATATCAACGAATTGCCTCCCCATTCAGGTACACGATACTGGGGTGAGGTGGAGGTGATCGAGGAGGGAGATACTTATAGAATTAGCCGTGTTGAAATCAAGCCCAGGCACGGAATTAAACCACAAATTCATTATCACCGCAATGAACATTGGGTTGTAGTTTCCGGTGTAGCTAAGGTAACTTGTGGCGATGCAGAAATATTACTGAATCGAAATGAGTCAACTTATGTCCCCGCAGCAACCCTACATAAGGTAGAAAATCCTGGACATATCCCGCTAGTTATTCTGGAAATTCAAAATGGTGAATATTTGGGCGAGGATGATACTGAGCGTCCTTATGACTTAAATTTGCTCAAAGCTGTAGCTGAAGGTTAG
- a CDS encoding HEAT repeat domain-containing protein → MYDEDDLSLLDIEEELESPLDKIEPLTAESVVAKPDPEVMLALLENPQPQQRMLAARAFCDIEDARATPHLIRLLTDICPLVRVSASYALGRNPSSEAVTPLIAQLNSDWNGYVRKGVVWALGNCRDRRSLPPLADALRTDISAVRLWAASSLAQMAEVGYEAVIGAIPPLIEALVKDPVAAVRSNCAWAIGQLCRELPSNVVYATAIDALIQAFAEDQDLGVREDAKASLLGVGDPRGLQLIETLEQEGWF, encoded by the coding sequence ATGTATGACGAAGACGATCTAAGCCTACTCGATATTGAGGAGGAACTAGAAAGCCCCCTAGATAAAATAGAGCCGCTAACTGCCGAATCAGTTGTGGCGAAGCCCGATCCGGAAGTGATGCTAGCCCTCCTGGAAAATCCCCAGCCCCAGCAAAGAATGTTAGCGGCGCGTGCTTTTTGTGATATAGAAGATGCGCGTGCTACTCCCCATTTGATTCGCCTCTTAACTGATATCTGTCCCTTAGTCAGGGTGAGCGCATCTTATGCCCTCGGACGCAATCCCAGTTCAGAAGCAGTGACTCCATTAATTGCTCAACTAAACAGTGATTGGAATGGCTATGTGCGTAAAGGCGTTGTTTGGGCTTTAGGAAACTGTCGCGATCGCCGTTCTTTACCGCCCCTAGCAGATGCCTTAAGAACAGACATTTCCGCAGTGCGTTTGTGGGCTGCTAGCTCCTTAGCACAGATGGCAGAAGTTGGTTATGAAGCAGTTATCGGGGCAATACCACCATTAATTGAAGCCTTAGTCAAAGATCCCGTGGCAGCAGTGCGAAGTAACTGTGCTTGGGCAATTGGTCAATTGTGCCGCGAACTACCTTCTAATGTAGTTTATGCCACAGCGATCGATGCTCTAATTCAAGCCTTTGCCGAAGACCAAGATTTGGGAGTCCGAGAAGACGCGAAAGCATCACTGTTAGGAGTGGGCGATCCTCGTGGCTTACAGTTAATTGAAACCCTAGAACAAGAAGGTTGGTTTTGA
- a CDS encoding GNAT family N-acetyltransferase — MIRRGSTLERSLLLKFMQRTYQDLFPNEDFSHLEQTVKQYFSSDTPLWWVEEEGEQGDKGTRGQGDKGNNYTQFPIPNSQFPIACLWVGNAIDQVQGNRHAHIFILYVVPEHRRRGIGTALMRYVENWAIQRGDRQIGLQVFQSNKPALNLYNQLGYQTQSLWMVKFLSAEK, encoded by the coding sequence ATGATTCGCCGTGGTTCCACATTGGAGCGATCGCTGCTGCTTAAATTCATGCAGCGAACTTACCAGGATCTCTTTCCCAATGAGGATTTTTCTCACCTAGAGCAAACAGTTAAGCAATACTTTTCTAGCGATACGCCCTTGTGGTGGGTAGAAGAAGAGGGGGAGCAGGGGGACAAGGGGACAAGGGGACAAGGGGACAAGGGGAATAACTATACTCAATTCCCAATTCCCAATTCCCAATTCCCCATTGCTTGCCTTTGGGTGGGCAATGCCATAGATCAAGTGCAGGGTAATCGCCATGCTCATATCTTCATCCTCTACGTTGTACCAGAACATCGGCGGCGAGGTATTGGTACAGCCTTGATGCGATATGTGGAGAATTGGGCTATTCAAAGAGGCGATCGCCAGATCGGATTACAAGTGTTTCAATCAAACAAACCCGCATTAAATCTTTACAATCAGTTAGGTTATCAAACCCAATCCCTGTGGATGGTAAAATTCCTGAGTGCAGAAAAATAA
- a CDS encoding ABC transporter permease, whose product MGNQVVIAVGTFILLLTGLLLGYVLSQLVLGYLAFNLLTFFGTLSLILIFGTLYYVLFWQLRRDQSRPSTINQGIPNQVDDGVSDSYLKNRLIAKLSGDTAAAERLIEQAKETYPGMPENWYCERVLDDLERS is encoded by the coding sequence ATGGGGAATCAAGTAGTTATTGCTGTAGGCACATTTATTCTCTTACTGACTGGTTTATTACTTGGGTATGTTCTCTCGCAGTTAGTTCTGGGATATCTAGCATTTAATCTCCTAACTTTTTTCGGAACACTCAGCCTAATTTTAATTTTTGGTACACTTTATTACGTTTTATTTTGGCAGTTACGAAGAGATCAGTCTCGACCATCAACTATAAATCAAGGGATACCAAACCAGGTAGACGATGGTGTATCTGATAGCTATCTCAAAAACAGACTGATTGCTAAATTATCCGGTGACACTGCCGCAGCCGAAAGGTTAATTGAACAGGCAAAGGAAACTTATCCTGGAATGCCGGAAAATTGGTATTGCGAAAGAGTACTTGATGACTTGGAGCGCAGCTAA
- a CDS encoding AmpG family muropeptide MFS transporter — protein sequence MQVKKSLLRIFGSQKMGALLFLGFSSGLPLYLTSQTLQAWLTKEGIGLAAIAAFSLVKLPYSLKFLWSPLLDRFVPPFLGRRRGWLVITQVALLLSIAVMALQHPSQGLQPLIIAAVAVAFFSASQDILVDAYRTDVVAAEERGAGASIYLLGYRIAILVTGYVTLFLADRMPWQAVYLLMSLLMLVGVVSSIFAPEPVLRDRPPQTLSAAVKLPFIEFFQRHGWLQGLLILVFIVIYKLGDSLLKNVSTPFLLDKGLHFTQTDIAFPGALGIFATIVGTLAAGAIMTKIGVNRSLWIFAILQAVGNLAFFALAVVGKNFYLMLAAVNIEQFCAGLETAAFVAFLMSLCNQSFSATQYALLSSLQAFSRDIVTAPAGTWAQATGWSTFFLLTAIAALPGLLLLPFFAPWNPKPVVVLSRPGLDDEEEDIWGIK from the coding sequence GTGCAAGTAAAAAAATCGCTGCTACGAATTTTTGGCAGCCAGAAGATGGGAGCTTTGTTATTTCTTGGCTTCTCATCAGGGTTGCCGTTGTATTTAACCAGTCAGACATTACAAGCCTGGTTGACCAAAGAAGGGATTGGCTTGGCAGCGATCGCCGCTTTTAGTTTAGTTAAGCTACCATATTCTTTAAAATTTCTCTGGTCGCCTTTACTAGATAGATTTGTACCGCCTTTTTTGGGGCGACGTAGAGGTTGGTTGGTAATTACACAAGTAGCATTACTGTTAAGTATAGCTGTAATGGCTCTACAACACCCATCCCAAGGGCTACAACCTTTAATTATTGCTGCTGTGGCTGTTGCTTTTTTTAGCGCCAGTCAAGACATTTTAGTTGATGCTTACCGCACCGATGTAGTGGCAGCAGAAGAAAGAGGTGCTGGGGCATCTATTTACTTGTTGGGTTATCGCATTGCCATTCTAGTAACCGGTTACGTCACCCTATTTTTGGCAGACAGAATGCCTTGGCAAGCTGTTTACTTGTTAATGTCGCTGTTGATGCTGGTAGGCGTGGTAAGTTCTATTTTTGCACCAGAACCAGTCCTGCGCGATCGCCCGCCTCAGACTTTATCCGCCGCCGTAAAATTACCCTTCATTGAATTTTTCCAGCGTCATGGCTGGCTACAAGGACTTTTAATTTTGGTATTCATTGTGATCTACAAGCTGGGAGATTCTTTACTAAAGAATGTATCCACCCCATTTTTGTTAGATAAAGGTTTACATTTTACTCAAACCGACATTGCATTTCCTGGCGCATTAGGAATTTTCGCCACTATTGTTGGTACCTTGGCAGCAGGAGCAATAATGACCAAAATTGGTGTTAATCGCTCGCTCTGGATATTTGCTATACTCCAAGCTGTCGGTAACTTGGCTTTTTTTGCGCTAGCAGTAGTCGGTAAAAATTTCTATCTAATGTTAGCTGCCGTTAATATCGAACAATTCTGTGCTGGTCTAGAAACTGCTGCTTTTGTAGCATTTTTGATGAGTCTTTGTAACCAAAGCTTTTCAGCTACACAGTACGCCTTACTTTCCAGTTTACAAGCTTTTAGTAGAGATATTGTCACGGCTCCAGCAGGTACATGGGCACAAGCCACCGGTTGGTCTACATTCTTTCTACTGACAGCAATAGCAGCTTTGCCAGGATTACTATTATTGCCATTTTTTGCCCCTTGGAATCCCAAACCAGTGGTAGTATTATCCAGACCAGGACTTGACGACGAAGAAGAGGATATATGGGGAATCAAGTAG
- a CDS encoding DNA phosphorothioation-associated putative methyltransferase: protein MPEALEIERHRAAIARIDISRPVRLAIEGSILNQDTTFFDYGCGYGGDVQRVKNLGYTSAGWDPYYYPDVPRITADVVNLGYVLNVIEDSEERRQSLIQAWELTGKVLIVAAQILINAPSKTQLAYNDGIVTRRNTFQKYYEQQELKTYIDEVLNVDAVPIALGVYFVFRDEAEKESYKAIRFFSNTSTPRVRIPTKRFEDYQEQLQPLMAFFTKRGRLPVKGELENEPELLSEFGNFRRAFGVILQATDEAEWDAIAYHRSLDIQVYLALTHFDKRPAWQKLAPEMRHDIKAFFSSYEEACQVADQKLFSLGKSGVIQTACEKSKIGKHTRGAIYVHVSALAALDPLLRICEGCASRTIGRVDGATLIKYHTDKPQISYLFYPDFDTDPHPALKASIGIDLKTLFITHRDYENRANPPILHRKETFVTRNYPGYEEFAKLTQQEQELGLLNDKSAIGTREGWEKCLAAHGVEIRGHQIYSTKEN from the coding sequence ATGCCTGAAGCGCTAGAAATTGAGCGTCATCGAGCTGCGATCGCTCGCATTGACATATCTCGCCCTGTACGATTGGCTATAGAAGGGTCAATCCTCAATCAAGACACCACTTTTTTTGACTACGGCTGCGGCTATGGTGGTGATGTCCAGCGAGTAAAAAACTTAGGTTACACCAGCGCGGGCTGGGACCCTTACTACTATCCTGATGTACCACGCATCACTGCCGATGTAGTCAATCTGGGTTACGTCCTCAATGTCATTGAAGACTCAGAGGAACGCCGTCAAAGCCTAATCCAAGCTTGGGAACTCACCGGAAAAGTTTTAATTGTCGCGGCTCAAATCCTGATTAACGCTCCTAGTAAAACCCAACTTGCTTACAATGATGGCATTGTGACGCGCCGCAATACTTTTCAGAAATATTACGAACAACAAGAACTCAAAACTTATATTGATGAAGTCCTAAATGTCGATGCAGTACCGATCGCACTTGGCGTTTACTTTGTTTTTCGAGATGAGGCTGAAAAAGAAAGTTACAAAGCTATCCGCTTCTTTTCTAACACCTCTACACCGCGAGTCCGCATCCCTACCAAGCGGTTTGAAGATTATCAAGAACAGCTGCAACCACTCATGGCTTTCTTTACCAAGCGCGGTAGACTACCTGTAAAAGGTGAATTGGAAAATGAACCGGAATTACTGAGCGAATTTGGTAACTTCCGCCGTGCCTTTGGTGTAATTTTGCAAGCTACTGATGAGGCTGAATGGGATGCGATCGCATATCATCGTTCTCTCGATATCCAAGTTTATCTCGCTCTGACTCACTTTGATAAACGTCCCGCATGGCAAAAGCTAGCCCCAGAAATGCGCCACGATATTAAAGCTTTTTTCAGCAGCTATGAGGAAGCTTGTCAAGTAGCCGACCAAAAACTTTTCAGCTTAGGTAAATCTGGAGTAATTCAAACTGCTTGCGAAAAAAGCAAAATAGGTAAACATACACGCGGTGCTATTTACGTCCATGTTTCGGCACTAGCAGCACTCGATCCCTTACTGCGAATTTGTGAAGGTTGTGCTAGTCGCACCATTGGGCGTGTAGATGGAGCGACATTGATCAAATATCACACTGATAAGCCGCAAATATCCTATCTGTTTTACCCTGATTTCGACACCGATCCCCATCCGGCCTTGAAAGCCAGCATCGGTATTGATTTAAAAACCCTATTTATAACTCACCGAGACTATGAAAATAGGGCAAATCCGCCGATTTTGCACCGTAAAGAAACATTTGTTACTCGCAACTACCCTGGTTACGAAGAATTTGCTAAACTCACCCAACAAGAACAGGAATTAGGATTGCTCAACGACAAAAGCGCTATCGGCACTCGTGAAGGTTGGGAAAAATGCCTCGCTGCACACGGGGTAGAAATCAGGGGGCATCAGATTTATTCAACGAAGGAAAATTAA